A single window of Aspergillus oryzae RIB40 DNA, chromosome 8 DNA harbors:
- a CDS encoding putative phosphatidylglycerol specific phospholipase (phospholipase C), giving the protein MQWQPPSAPRGPSKPELQPILRPDRVIQEDGLAHIKAGTWSPETPRRPWLRTTLITVLLFIMSIISLLAFFSLALGINGLPHARSSSPSYGKPVNPIKDTPIKNVVVLVEENLSFDVFAGGLTYNAKIDGLVNREYCNPSNASDPFSEKVCAKPIAKNVAPDDPDHSITGGNQQVYSTYHPNAKNDMPGMQGFVTEQIVSYGLGSDLSRAAEVINYYTPDHVPVFNAMAENFVLFDRWFAAVPGPTNPNRAYLTSGTSHGHGQNDHDFDISNLPQVSIFEQLSAAGISWINYSNTTGFLPDSLFYQWTAKSGKGTTNVKSIDQFFNDAKAECCSYMSFHPPSPINMGEGFIKSIYEALRSSPQWNETLFILTFDEHGGFADHVSPPENVPAGDNLTYTETAKDGQEATFHFDRLGIRVPTVLMSPWVGKGVVQNSPADQPNEFTHTSILKYVAELWNLDILTPRVDWSPSFRGLITNTFRETPEKLPEPADF; this is encoded by the exons ATGCAATGGCAACCACCTTCGGCCCCACGTGGCCCATCAAAGCCCGAATTGCAGCCGATCCTCAGGCCTGATCGGGTTATACAGGAGGATGGACTTGCTCATATAAAGGCGGGGACATGGTCACCAGAAACACCACGTCGTCCCTGGCTGCGCACGACTCTTATCACGGTGCTGCTGTTCATCATgagcatcatttccttgcTCGCGTTCTTCTCCCTGGCGCTGGGTATCAACGGCCTTCCCCATGCCCGTTCCTCAAGCCCTTCGTACGGCAAGCCGGTAAACCCTATCAAGGACACTCCGATTAAGAACGTG GTGGTATTGGTCGAGGAGAACCTGAGTTTTGACGTGTTTGCTGGTGGCTTGACATACAACGCCAAAATTGATGGGTTGGTCAACCGCGAGTACTGCAACCCATCAAACGCTTCAGATCCATTCTCAGAGAAGGTTTGCGCCAAACCGATCGCGAAGAATGTGGCCCCCGATGATCCGGACCACAGCATTACCGGTGGTAACCAGCAGGTGTATAGCACCTATCACCCCAACGCGAAGAATGACATGCCTGGCATGCAGGGCTTCGTAACAGAGCAGATTGTCTCTTACGGGCTCGGCTCCGATTTGAGTCGCGCTGCCGAGGTCATTAACTACTACACGCCGGACCACGTGCCGGTTTTCAATGCCATGGCCGAGAACTTTGTGCTCTTTGACCGCTGGTTCGCAGCGGTTCCGGGGCCGACCAACCCCAACCGTGCGTATCTGACTTCGGGCACCTCGCACGGTCACGGTCAAAATGACCACGACTTCGATATCTCCAACTTGCCTCAGGTGTCTATCTTCGAACAGCTCTCGGCCGCCGGCATTAGCTGGATCAACTATTCCAACACCACTGGTTTTCTTCCAGATTCTTTGTTCTACCAGTGGACTGCCAAGAGCGGCAAGGGTACCACCAACGTGAAGTCTATTGACCAGTTTTTCAATGATGCTAAGGCCG AATGCTGTTCGTATATGTCCTTCCACCCCCCTTCTCCAATCAACATGGGCGAGGGCTTCATTAAGAGCATCTACGAGGCGTTGCGCTCTTCCCCGCAGTGGAACGAGACGCTGTTCATCCTGACATTTGATGAGCACGGTGGTTTTGCCGACCATGTGTCTCCTCCTGAGAATGTGCCGGCTGGCGATAACCTGACGTATACCGAAACGGCCAAGGACGGCCAAGAGGCTACCTTCCATTTCGACCGTTTGGGTATCAGAGTACCTACCGTTCTGATGTCTCCATGGGTGGGCAAAGGCGTGGTTCAGAATAGCCCGGCTGACCAGCCTAACGAATTCACCCACACCTCTATTCTCAAATATGTGGCTGAGCTCTGGAACCTGGACATTCTCACTCCTCGCGTCGACTGGTCTCCCAGCTTCCGGGGTCTGATCACCAACACTTTCCGTGAGACGCCGGAGAAGCTACCTGAGCCGGCTGATTTTTAA